In Phacochoerus africanus isolate WHEZ1 chromosome 2, ROS_Pafr_v1, whole genome shotgun sequence, one DNA window encodes the following:
- the C2H9orf131 gene encoding uncharacterized protein C9orf131 homolog, translating to MEWLLEDLPGAEWDLGLLWGHLTHTLACRHCGSSCLQSPGNLVTLFLFVVWQIRRWWQLGRWQQLQPWYSGDRIQGKGPPLLYHVAFLDHMWKQEAEEEEEEEEEEASLDPLKPCSRPKETPIEEQATTAPSQPSCGSEGLHKAIGTLEQVHTQTPTLSRSYPTFQILTNLHVKYKTASGSCLQQRKSQLFWGLPSRHSESLEAILLSSGGPSSLKLSVSPSVFFNKLSFLPRSPELLLPQYCSPTQLPTHEVHATKDLEGMASEPRQLPCPSSPPVPSLPLHLKSFPMDHERVPSGTEVNTQWLTQQEEVPWVSEDQALHSEPKLQRTRPTKLFHSSEVWCKVPWDPGSQQHIPDSLSAFLAEYPSSLLGALTKYEVPCKTIGQNEDLKDSEPAMPAPSLTPTSLPEYQGVSSIGSLSGSKALWEPTRQREISELPIPVPFQPVDTMREAQGTSTLEVPPVPETQRGTMGHNESIQVLQPLMPVLCQPPDSLSEPQKVSPEGGPSVTKDFWETLGHKENPRASGPPIPAPYPPPHPLPELQGGSSLGEPTDYEPQWGCRENSSNPWAFEPPALDLDPGCYGTRPLCVPSGSETPCKGMQGRENCQVSADPVSSSSLPSPSLLESLGTGAQAVLSESKALWEAMRQRENLCTPESPAHAHSPSPVPVPESCRIIPVGGLNRSEAAWKDTDHFRNSWASESPSSAFSPPHALELDSLRASPAGVLFDSEARCGDIQMRKNSWASELQACSLPQDPYGPNALEVQSDSESIGGVMGHKEICPNPPSNSMSKSHTSEPTEDQRNCKTEGATLEQKKNCWTIDFPAPAPRSLSAPLPKNPHIDPEFVRGNVQQGGFPQDPHPPAVDPLQPIPWLPTLDEALKIEPNQPGLSKGELFLGVKAETLSSQEEDVPKVPTNPGIQAWHWSRELELRLKTLQQSPASRSLGPNKSFGSSSALSPTTQATQSLSSCPPQQTHPPNLCPHSSSCHSPKIQSTVTQPVQISHCYHSNSSSHSQQQKSDRAEQGSQKEQRMKAKMVSQMSFQGSCSHKKAGRKCQGLEGPSNPKVLASGKRQDNASALPLATKRESPRKPKGDHGGGDARLGSSTVTGKSQPVQARRLAVVPVSRLSQRAQHRDQSSQHSALSPQLNSKAVGSQDKQGARLEAGDTLGPQHCKHCPWAQKHLSSPTPQAPLTRGLQKLLAKILGTYGPRPTKSSAERLVVLPPNINTPRPKAKPLGRWRDKQRKS from the exons ATGGAGTGGCTGCTAGAGGACCTGCCTGGGGCTGAGTGGGACCTGGGGCTTCTTTGGGGCCACCTGACGCACACCCTAGCCTGCAGACACTGTGGCAGCAGCTGCCTCCAGAGCCCAGGGAATCTGGTTACACTCTTCTTATTCGTGGTTTGGCAGATCCGGAGGTGGTGGCAGCTTGGGAGATGGCAACAGCTTCAGCCCTGGTATTCTGGGGACAGGATCCAAGGCAAG GGCCCACCACTTCTGTACCATGTGGCTTTCCTTGACCACATGTggaagcaggaggcagaggaggaagaagaggaggaagaagaggaagcatCTTTGGATCCACTGAAGCCATGTTCCCGTCCCAAAGAAACTCCTATTGAAGAGCAGGCCACCACAGCCCCATCCCAGCCATCCTGTGGTTCTGAGGGCCTCCACAAGGCCATAGGGACACTAGAACAAGTACATACACAGACCCCAACTCTTTCCAGATCTTACCCCACCTTTCAGATCCTGACCAACCTGCATGTGAAGTACAAGACAGCATCAGGGAGCTGCTTACAGCAAAGAAAAAGCCAGCTCTTCTGGGGTCTCCCCTCTCGGCACAGTGAGTCCTTGGAGGCCATCCTCCTGAGCTCAGGTGGTCCCTCTTCCCTGAAGTTGTCTGTTAGCCCTTCTGTCTTCTTTAACAAGCTTTCCTTCCTGCCTAGATCCCCAGAATTGCTGCTTCCCCAGTACTGCTCCCCAACCCAGCTTCCTACCCATGAAGTCCATGCTACAAAAGATCTGGAAGGGATGGCTTCTGAACCTCGGCAACTTCCCTGTCCATCTTCTCCTCCTGTCCCATCACTACCCCTCCATCTTAAATCCTTTCCTATGGACCATGAGAGAGTCCCATCTGGCACTGAAGTGAATACACAGTGGCTTACACAGCAGGAAGAGGTCCCTTGGGTCTCTGAGGATCAAGCCTTGCACTCAGAGCCTAAACTCCAAAGAACCAGACCCACCAAGCTCTTCCATTCATCTGAGGTCTGGTGCAAGGTGCCATGGGATCCTGGCTCCCAACAACACATTCCAGATTCACTCTCTGCCTTTTTGGCAGAATATCCCTCTAGCCTCCTGGGAGCCCTAACTAAGTATGAGGTCCCATGTAAGACCATAGGGCAAAATGAGGACCTCAAAGACTCTGAgccagcaatgccagctcccagCCTAACCCCAACTTCTCTACCAGAATATCAGGGAGTCAGCTCTATAGGAAGCTTGTCTGGATCTAAGGCTCTCTGGGAACCCACAAGGCAAAGAGAGATCTCTGAGCTTCCAATCCCAGTCCCTTTCCAACCTGTAGACACCATGAGAGAGGCTCAAGGAACTAGCACCCTGGAAGTTCCACCTGTACCTGAGACTCAGCGGGGAACCATGGGACATAATGAGAGTATTCAAGTCTTACAGCCCCTGATGCCAGTCCTCTGTCAGCCCCCAGATTCTCTGTCAGAACCCCAGAAAGTAAGCCCTGAAGGTGGACCTTCTGTGACCAAGGACTTCTGGGAAACCTTAGGGCACAAAGAGAATCCTAGGGCCTCTGGGCCTCCAATACCAGCCCCTTACCCTCCTCCACATCCCCTACCAGAACTCCAAGGAGGCAGTTCCCTTGGAGAGCCAACTGATTATGAGCCCCAGTGGGGATGCAGAGAAAATTCATCAAACCCTTGGGCTTTTGAACCTCCTGCCTTGGACCTTGACCCAGGGTGCTATGGAACCAGGCCTCTATGTGTCCCATCAGGATCAGAGACTCCATGCAAAGGCATGCAGGGTAGAGAAAATTGTCAGGTCTCTGCAGACCCAGTTTCATCTTCCAGCCTTCCCTCACCATCTCTGTTGGAGTCCCTAGGAACAGGTGCCCAGGCTGTCCTGTCTGAGTCCAAAGCTTTGTGGGAGGCcatgaggcagagagagaaccTCTGCACCCCAGAGTCCCCAGCCCATGCCCACAGCCCATCTCCAGTGCCTGTTCCAGAATCCTGCAGAATCATTCCTGTGGGAGGCCTCAATAGGTCAGAAGCTGCATGGAAGGACACTGATCATTTCAGGAATTCCTGGGCTTCTGAATCCCCATCTTCAGCCTTCAGCCCACCCCATGCTCTTGAACTGGATTCCCTCAGAGCTAGCCCTGCGGGGGTCCTGTTTGATTCTGAAGCTAGATGTGGGGACATACAAATGAGAAAGAACTCCTGGGCCTCAGAACTCCAGGCTTGCAGCTTACCCCAAGACCCATATGGACCCAATGCCTTGGAAGTCCAGTCTGACTCTGAGTCTATTGGAGGGGTCATGGGGCACAAAGAAATCTGCCCCAATCCACCCTCAAATTCTATGTCAAAGTCTCACACAAGTGAGCCTACTGAAGACCAACGCAACTGTAAAACTGAGGGAGCAACACTGGAGCAGAAAAAGAACTGCTGGACCATTGatttcccagccccagcccccaggtcACTATCTGCTCCTCTACCAAAAAATCCACACATCGACCCTGAGTTTGTGCGGGGGAATGTGCAGCAAGGAGGGTTCCCTCAGGACCCCCACCCTCCAGCAGTGGATCCCCTACAGCCAATACCCTGGCTTCCCACCCTAGATGAAGCACTGAAGATTGAGCCCAACCAGCCTGGCCTGTCCAAGGGAGAGCTGTTTCTAGGAGTTAAGGCAGAGACTCTATCCTCTCAGGAAGAGGATGTCCCAAAGGTGCCCACGAACCCTGGGATCCAGGCCTGGCACTGGAGTAGAGAGTTGGAACTCAGGCTGAAGACACTACAGCAGAGCCCTGCTTCCAGATCTCTTGGCCCAAATAAATCATTTGGCAGCTCCTCTGCTCTAAGTCCCACCACTCAAGCCACCCAGAGCCTCTCTTCCTGCCCCCCACAGCAGACTCATCCACCCAATCTGTGCCCCCACTCTTCAAGCTGTCATTCCCCCAAAATTCAGAGCACAGTAACTCAGCCTGTCCAGATCTCCCACTGTTATCACTCCAATTCCTCTTCCCATTCTCAGCAACAAAAGTCTGACAGGGCAGAACAAGGGTCTCAGAAAGAGCAAAGAATGAAAGCGAAGATGGTATCCCAGATGTCATTCCAGGGGTCATGTAGTCACAAAAAGGCTGGTAGGAAATGCCAAGGCCTGGAAGGGCCCTCAAATCCTAAGGTTCTTGCCTCAGGCAAGAGACAGGACAATGCTTCAGCCCTACCTTTAGCCACAAAGAGAGAGAGCCCCAGGAAACCCAAAGGAGACCACGGCGGAGGGGATGCAAGATTGGGGTCATCCACAGTTACAGGGAAAAGCCAGCCAGTCCAGGCCAGAAGACTAGCAGTGGTCCCTGTAAGCAGGCTTTCCCAAAGAGCTCAGCATAGGGACCAGAGCTCTCAACACAGTGCTCTCTCCCCACAGCTTAACTCCAAGGCTGTGGGTTCCCAAGATAAGCAAGGGGCAAGGCTGGAAGCTGGTGACACCCTGGGCCCTCAGCACTGCAAGCACTGTCCTTGGGCCCAGAAGCATCTTTCCTCCCCCACACCTCAGGCTCCCCTTACCAGGGGTCTCCAAAAGTTGTTAGCCAAAATTCTAGGCACCTATGGGCCTAGGCCCACCAAATCATCAGCAGAAAGGCTGGTAGTATTACCACCCAACATTAATACCCCAAGACCTAAAGCCAAACCACTTGGGAGATGGAGAGAcaagcaaaggaaatcctaa